cgGGCGTTAccggggcccggggccgggccgggccggtgCCGAGGAGGGCAGCGGGGGAGGCCGGGCCGAGGCACGACGACacgagccgggccgggccgggccgggccgagcggGGCTGAGGCGAGAAAACCgagcggagccgagccgagcagaaccgggccgagccgagcagaaccgggccgagccgggccgaaccGAACCGAACCGGGCCGGGCCGAAGCGTGCCGAGGTGAGCCGAGCCGAACAGGGCTGAACCGAGCCGCGCCGAGCCGATCCGAGCCGatccgagccgagccgggccgggccgggccgggccccgcggggctgcagCGCGCCCGCCCCGGGACAGCGGCCtgggggcggccccggcgcggCGGCCCCCGCGCACGGCGGATCCTCATTGGCTGCCGCCCCGCCGCACGCGGCCAATGGCAGCGCCGCCCGCTTAACCCCTCGTGGGCCGCgcgccgcccccagcccccggccccggccccggccccggccccgcccgcaCCCGTCAAATCCTCACCGCAACCGCACCCCaacccctcccctccccatcccatccccggtccccatcccacccccatcccacccccatcccacccccatcccacccccatcccatccccaccccacccccatcccacccccatcccatccccaccccaacacctcccatcccctccccatcccaccccgatcccacccccatcccaacccctcccctcccatcccatcccatcccatcccctccccaccccatccccctccctatccccatcccctcccctcccatcccacccccatcccatccccaccccaacacctcccatcccctccccatcccacccccatcccacccccatcccatcccatcctgcccccatcccatcccctcccatccccatcccctcccctccccacccccatcccatcccctccccacccccatcccacccctcccatcccacccccatcccctcccctcccatcccacccccatcccacccctccccaccccatcccgCTGTGCTGGGCCCACCTGCAGCACCCGCCCCCGTCCCTCAGCACCAGCGCAGACCCCGAGGGCCCGGCGCACACCCCCTGGTACCAGCACCAGTCCCCCGGTACCGGCCCGTACCCCGCAGTGCCGGCCCAGACCCCCCAGTCCCACCCCAGTTTCCCCAGTACCATCCCCGCCCTGGCAGCGCTGGCCCGCACCAGCCCGCTCGCCACCCCCAGGACGAGGGGgggaccccctgccctgggacCCCACTGAggggcacccttgggtgctgcCGCCCCCGGGCAGGCAGGGGGTgacccccttcccccccccgaCGTGCACTGTTGTTTCTCTGCCTCCCGGGCGTATTTTTAGATGCAAACATTTGTGCCGGTTTTTTGGGTCCAAAATTAGAGGGAAAGGAGCTGCAACAAACAGCGCCGTGACGATGCAGCTTTGTAGTtgtgggggggcggggggggcgtAATCAAAGGGGAGCTCCGGCAAGGCCCAGcggggtgtccccagggtgcccctcgccctgtccccccccccccatgcccccactgcccgctccctgccccagctggggcTTCTGCACCCGTGCGCCCGCCCCGAGCCGGGTGACGCCAAtgctgccccccccgcccccccgctgccgccgtCCCCTGCCGCTGGGCCGGGATTTTTGCCCTTTGATCGTCCTCAATTTCTCTGCCGTAATCCGGGTGCTAATCCCTGCCCCGCGCCCGCTGCcagcccggcccccgccccgcacTGAGCCCCCCCCAGGCAGCGGCACCCGCgccccccctcctgccccccccggTCCCAGTGGGCTCCgggtgtccccgtccctggggaCCCGGCCGTGCGGGGCCACCCGGGAGCACGCGCGTGCTGGCACGTGCGGGAGGCGCGGGCACGCGCACACCCGAGCACGCGCACGCTGCAGCCACGCGCACACGCGCACGGCCCAGAGACACGAGCGTGCGCGCCCCCGACCGCACGCGCACGTGCCGCCATGCCAGGTTCACACGCGTGTGAGCACACGCACGCAGCCGCCACGCGTGCGCACGCCTGTGCGCAGCCACACGCGCACGCCGCACACACACGTGCACGCCCGCTCACCCTGCgcctgcagcggggctgccACTGCCGGGGTCATCGGGGGCCTCTGGGGGGGGGGCGATTGGGTGCGGGGGTGTCCGGGCGCTGGGTGCCTGGGCGCTGGTCgccccccccgtgccccatCAACCCCCCGGCACCAAGGCGCAGGTCGGGCTGGGCGGCGGGGTGGGGGCCAGCGGCCAGCACCTTctggggggcagccccccccccccctcgaGCCGCTGGGGAATGCCCCCCCCTGCCCACGGCAGCCTCGCCTCCTGCCCCCCGtgccccgtgcctcagtttccctgccGTAGCGTGGTCCGGAGGGGGGGGCCTGGggtctccccccaccccccctgAGACGCACCCGTGTGCGAGGGGTGCGCGGCCCCCACTGCGGGCaccctgctgggtgctgaggggTGGGAGCGACGCTCCCGGTGGCTTCCCAGCTCCGGGATGGTTCTTGGGGGGGTGCTGGGCCTGGCTCCGCACCCAAAatgctggggtgctggggggggggggaggggggggagcagCACGGCCGAACCCCCGCCTGCACCGAAGCGCCGTTGGGGTGCTGCCGGGGTGGGTGGGCAGCCAGGTGCCGGTGCCGGCGGTGCCGGTTCATCCGAGGTCCCGGGTTTCTAATCCGGTGCGGCCGGGTTTATTTTCGGGTGCCCGTGGCCTAGCGGTGCGCACGTCACCGCCGGGCCTGCGGCAGGGACTCGGTGCCCGCTCGCCGCCTGCCCCCGGCACGGCCGCCCCCGCACCCGGGGGACGGGGCCCAGGGCACCGCCGGGGGAAGCTCCCAGCCTGCGTAGGCCTTTAGGGGGGGCCGGACCCCGGGGAGCGGTTGGGGACCCCCCCACGTTGCAAACTGCTGGCCGGGCgcctggggaaactgaggcacggcaCGTGGcgggggtgcccccccccccccccccccccccccccctgtCCCAGCGGCTCCATCGCTGAACTGGGAGGAGGGGACGGGGCTCTGGGATGGGGGGCGCAGAGCCAGGTGCCCTGCaccccccccaggtcccccaCCCCACTGGCCCTGTGCCCCTGCacccgtccccatccctgctccgTGCCCCCCGGTGCGAGgctgccccgcggccccggatcgccccccccaggtgccccctgcacccccttGCCCCTTGCCCCCCCCTTTGCctccccccgtgcccccaggGGCTGCCGTCTCCCAGTTCCCCCAGTGCCTCCAgagccctccccagcacccagcctcgGGCACCgcacccccacacccccaccGGGACCACCCCGGCGCCACAGGGACCCCCCCACCTCACAGCGACCCCCCCACCCTCAGAACGGACCCTCCGGGCCAAcagcgccccccccgcccccacgAGGACCCCCCAgcctcggggggggggctggggaaaccgaggcacggCCGATGCTCGGGGCCGCAAGCGGGgccactccccccccccccccccaaaccccatcccCTGGGGGCGTTGGGCAGAGCCGCgacccccccccgggaccccgcagctggggggggggaggggcgcTCGGCGGGGCCCGGTCCCCCCCCGGTGTCCCGGCCCGGGGCCCGGTGGtcccggggagcggcggcgcgGGCGGGAGGCGCTTAGGACCCAGCAGCCCGGTTGGTGCGGGAGCATCCCTCGCCGCAGCGGCTCCAgcaccggccccggccccgagcaTCCCCGCCCGGCTCCGGCCGGGGGCCCGTGGAGCCCCCCCGGGGTAGgtgccggggcggcggcggagcgaTGCCGGGGGGGGTGTcggggaggcagggctgggggcggcgaggggggggggggcggtcagaccggggggggcaccccctgcagcccccttccATCGCCGGGGGGCACCGGCTGGGCTCGGGGACCCCCCCGCACCCTGCCCCGggggagcacccatgggtggggaggggaggggggggtctCCGGAGGGCCCCCGCCCCGGTCCCCACCCTCTCTGGGCTgcgtttggggggggggggagaaccCCTCTGGGACGGGCTGGGGGTGTGGGGTCACACGCGGCCCCCCCAGGTGAAGGGGGGACCCAGGCGCCCAGGACCTGGTGTCCCCAAGCCGGTCCCAGCACAGCCACGCGCGGGGCCCGGGCTCTGGGCGAAGGATGCAGGTGGGTGTTTGGGGACGAAGCAGGCGAGTTTGGGGGGTTTAGCCCCAGAATCGCTCACTTTTCAGGGCAGGAAGGGTTCTTCTCGAAGAAGGGGTTTGGCGGAGGGGTCGCGATGTGGGGGAacccagcagtgcccagggtGCGGGGGTTGCGCTTGGCAGTCACAGCTGAGCTGGGACACCTGCCTGGGGTCTCGCGGGCCCCAGTTTGCCCCGCCGTCCCCGCCGTCCCCGCCGTCCCCGCCGTGCCACCCCGCTGACGGCTTCCCCTTCCCCGCAGGCACGCGGCTCTGCCCGGCGGAGAGGAGCGGGGAGatgagcggggccggggggcaccCTTGGGTGCACTGAGTGCCGCGGGCTCGGCAGGACCCACCCTGCCCCGGCACAGCGGGGCCGGGAGATGGCCCGGAGCCGGTGTCGGGCGTAGGGCGGCGGCGATGATGTGAGCACCCAGCGAtgccccgcggccccgcgccggaGGCCCCGAGGATGGGCGATGGGCCGGTGAGCGCCGGCGCGGCGGCACAGCATGGagccctccctgcccgccccgTGGGCCTGGAACGGCTCTAGGGCGGCGCGGGCGCTGCAGCCCTCCCCGGGCCCCATGCCCCCCAACGGCACGGCCGACGGCAAGCCCAAGGACGTGGCCTCCAAGTCGGTGGGGCTCTTCTTCATGCTGCTCATCGACCTGACGGCCATCGTGGGCAACGCCGCCGTCATGACCGTCATCGTGAAGACGCCGGCGCTGCGCAAGTTCGTCTTCGTCTTCCACCTCTGCCTGGTGGACTTCCTGGCCGCCCTCACGCTCATGCCGCTGGAGATGCTCTCCGGCTCGTCCATCTTCGACAGCCCGGTTTTCGGCGAGGCCATGTGCCGCGTCTACCTGTTCCTCAGCGTCTGCTTCATCAGCATGTGCATCCTCTCCATCTCCACCATCAACGTGGAGCGCTACTACTACGTGGTGCACCCCATGCGCTACGAGGTGCGGATGACGGTGGGGCTGGTGGCCTGCGTGCTGGTGGGCGTCTGGCTCAAGGCCGTGGCCACCTCCCTCGTCCCCGTGCTGGGCTGGCTGTCCCCCGACCGCCCGCCAGCGCCTGCCGGCCGCGGCTGCTCCTTGCAATGGAGCCGCGGCCCCTACTGCAAGTTCTTCGTGGTCTTCTTCGCCGCCTTCTacttcctcctgcccctcctcaTCATCGTGGTGGTCTACTGCAGCATGTTCAAGGTGGCGCGGGTGGCTGCCATGCACCACGGCCCCCTGCCCACCTGGATGGAGACGCCGCGGCGGCGCTCCGAGTCGCTCAGCAGCCGCTCCACCATGGTGACCACCTCGGGGGCCCCCCGCACCACCCCGCAGAGGACGTTCGGGGGGGGCAAGGCGGCTGCCATCCTGCTGGCCGTGGGGGGCCAGTTCCTCTTCTGCTGGCTGCCCTACTTCTCCTTCCACCTCTACACGGCCCTGAGCGCCCAGCCCTtggcggggccggcggccgaGACCGTGGTCACCTGGCTGGGCTACTTCTGCTTTACCTCCAACCCCTTCTTCTACGGGTGCCTCAACCGGCAGATCCGCGGCGAGCTGGGCCGGCTCCTCACCTGCTTCTTCAAGCAGCCGCCCGAGGAGGACCTGCGGCTGCCCAGCCGCGAGGGCTCCATCGAGGAGAACTTCCTGCAGTTCCTCCAGGGCACCGGCtgccccgccgagccccggccccgcctcgacacccccagccccaagcGGGACCAGCCCCCCGTTGACTTCCGCATCCCGGGACAGGTCGGCGAGGACGGGGCCGAGGGGCCGGAGCGGCGCGGCGACGGGGTCCACGTGCCGGCGGCCGCCCCTCTCGACCCGGAGCTGTAGCGTCCCCGCGGTTGCGTTCGGCTCAAACACGGCTGCACGCGGAGAGCTGGTCTGCGTGCTCTGGGGGCTCGCTCgcggggcagcgccgccgcGCCTGGGAcctcccggggctgctcccggcGGCCGGGCCCTCCTcgtgccccggccccggccccggctccggccccggccccggccccggccgcccccacCCGCGGGCGCGCGAGGCCGCCGGGCTCCCCCGGGGCGGGCGCGGGAGAGGCCGGGGCCCCGCGGGGGTgggcggcagcggggggcggccccgcgggagGGCCCCCGGGGGGTGCCTGGAGCTCCAGCCCGGTCCCGGCCTctggggtcccggggggggctCCTCGGGaccggggggggtcccagccccgccgcgccgcgccccgtCCTCGGCCTCCGtcctctgcctgcccctgccctgcttggGGCCGCGGCTCCCGGTGCCCCTCGGGGCTGGGCCCCCAGCGCCTGACCGggcgtggggccgggggggggggggccggcagcgggccccgcggccccccccaTCACCTCGGGACTACAACTCCCGTCGTGCCTCGCTCCCCCCCCGAGCGGAAGCGCAGCGCGTGCCCCTCGCTTCCCGTCGtgccccgcggccccgggccggaAGCGGCGCGCTCCTCCCAGCTCCCGGCAGGCCCCGCGCGTAACGGtcgcggcgggcgggcggaaatccggcgccgcccgggcggggggaggcggcagggagggagggaggcgagaggcgcggccccgctgcgctccgctccgctcggcccggcccggcccggccccggccccggccccggccccggctcgcCGCCGCCATGGGCTGCACGCTGAGCGCCGAGGACAAGGCGGCGGTGGAGCGGAGCAAGATGATCGACCGCAACCTGCGGGAGGACGGCGAGAAGGCGGCCAAGGaggtgaagctgctgctgctcggtgaggagcggcggggccgggcgggggcggGAGGAGCCCCGCGGACACCGGGCCCCGCGCTGCGGGCGCCGCCtggccgggcccggcccccacccccccggggCTCCGTCCCCCCAGGGGCCCCGCTCCCGGCGGCGCTGCCCGTGAGCGCCtcgcccgggggctgcccgggccCGGCGGTgcccgcagcggggccgggggcgggcagggagcgGTGCCCCCCGCGCCCTCGGGTTGGCGGCCGAAAAGCGCTCGGGGCGCCGAGCTCCGGCGCAGCGGCGGCGCCGCGGAGCGAGCGGGAGCCGCGCGGGTCGAGAAGAGCTCAAAGCACTCGGCCGGGCCCGGGGGTGTTCTGGGGTCACCCGCCCGCTGCCGCTCTGCGCGCTGGGGCCGTGCCGGGAGGTCCCCGCCGCTGCCCGCGGGAAGGGGGCGATGCCCCCCGGGGGCCCGCGGGGCGCGGAGCTGCTCCCACGCTGCCGCCtcgccgcggggcggggggcgccccCTCGGTCACGGAGCCCCTCGGTCACGGAGCCCCTCGTGCTGTGACACCTGGGGCTCCGCtggggc
The Cygnus atratus isolate AKBS03 ecotype Queensland, Australia chromosome 24, CAtr_DNAZoo_HiC_assembly, whole genome shotgun sequence DNA segment above includes these coding regions:
- the GPR61 gene encoding G-protein coupled receptor 61, with amino-acid sequence MEPSLPAPWAWNGSRAARALQPSPGPMPPNGTADGKPKDVASKSVGLFFMLLIDLTAIVGNAAVMTVIVKTPALRKFVFVFHLCLVDFLAALTLMPLEMLSGSSIFDSPVFGEAMCRVYLFLSVCFISMCILSISTINVERYYYVVHPMRYEVRMTVGLVACVLVGVWLKAVATSLVPVLGWLSPDRPPAPAGRGCSLQWSRGPYCKFFVVFFAAFYFLLPLLIIVVVYCSMFKVARVAAMHHGPLPTWMETPRRRSESLSSRSTMVTTSGAPRTTPQRTFGGGKAAAILLAVGGQFLFCWLPYFSFHLYTALSAQPLAGPAAETVVTWLGYFCFTSNPFFYGCLNRQIRGELGRLLTCFFKQPPEEDLRLPSREGSIEENFLQFLQGTGCPAEPRPRLDTPSPKRDQPPVDFRIPGQVGEDGAEGPERRGDGVHVPAAAPLDPEL